The following proteins come from a genomic window of Carassius carassius chromosome 10, fCarCar2.1, whole genome shotgun sequence:
- the LOC132152201 gene encoding 5'-AMP-activated protein kinase subunit gamma-1-like — MECVPAVLDELDGKKEAYIEDPEYNVYTRFMKSHRCYDLVPTSSKLVVFDTSLQVKKAFFALVSNGVRAAPLWDSTKQCFVGMLTITDFINILHRYYKSPLVQIYELEEHKIETWRELYLQDSFKPLVSISPNASLYDAVSSLLKHKIHRLPVIDPLTGNTLYILTHKRILKFLKLFISEMPKPGFLSQTLEELNVGTFDNIAVVHSDTPLYSALGIFVDQRVSALPVVDENGRVVDIYSKFDVINLAAEKTYNNLDITVTKALQHRSQCFEGVLTCRANETLKAIIDRLVEAEVHRLVIVDEQEVVKGIVSLSDILQALVLTNGDDGSA; from the exons ATGGAGTGT GTTCCTGCTGTTCTAGACGAGTTGGATGGTAAAAAGGAGGCGTACATAGAGG ATCCTGAGTATAATGTGTACACCCGCTTCATGAAGTCCCACCGCTGTTATGACCTGGTGCCCACCAGCTCCAAGTTAGTGGTTTTTGACACTTCTCTACAG GTGAAGAAGGCATTCTTTGCTCTAGTGTCTAATGGGGTGAGAGCTGCGCCTCTCTGGGACAGCACGAAGCAATGCTTTGTTg GTATGCTGACCATCACAGATTTCATCAATATACTTCACCGTTATTACAAGTCACCTCTG gTTCAGATATACGAATTAGAAGAGCACAAAATAGAAACCTGGCGAG AACTCTACTTACAAGACTCCTTCAAACCTCTGGTCAGCATATCGCCCAATGCCAG cCTATATGATGCCGTCTCATCTCTACTGAAGCATAAGATCCACAGATTACCCGTCATTGATCCTCTAACAGGAAACACACTCTACATCCTGACACACAAGAGGATCCTCAAATTCCTGAAGCTCTTT ATATCGGAGATGCCAAAGCCTGGGTTTCTGTCTCAAACTCTGGAGGAGTTAAACGTGGGAACGTTTGACAACATCGCAGTGGTTCACTCGGATACACCGCTCTACTCAGCGCTCGGCATCTTCGTGGATCAGAGAGTGTCTGCTCTTCCTGTGGTGGATGAAAATG GACGTGTGGTTGACATCTACTCCAAGTTTGATGTTATa AATCTGGCCGCTGAGAAGACGTACAATAACCTGGACATCACTGTAACTAAAGCCCTCCAGCATCGCTCGCAGTGTTTTGAGGGTGTGCTCACCTGCCGAGCCAATGAGACACTAAAGGCCATCATCGACCGACTAGTGGAGGCCGAG GTTCACAGGTTAGTGATCGTGGATGAGCAGGAGGTGGTGAAAGGCATTGTGTCTCTGTCTGATATCCTGCAGGCGCTGGTGCTCACCAATGGAGACGACG gAAGTGCTTGA